A region of Vitis vinifera cultivar Pinot Noir 40024 chromosome 15, ASM3070453v1 DNA encodes the following proteins:
- the LOC100253406 gene encoding F-box/kelch-repeat protein SKIP4, with the protein MELLESELEGISRIELAQSPLICGLPDDIALICLARVPRKYHTLLKCVSRRWRDLVSSEEWHAYRQKHKLDEPWIYALCRDKFERVCCYVLDPYSTRRSWKLIEGFPPRSLKRKGMSFEVLGKKVYLLGGCGWLEDATDEVYSYDASTNRWSEAAPLSTARCYFACEVLNGKIYAIGGLGSKSNDPHSWDTYNPHTNSWKSHLDPNIVPDIEDSIVLDEKIYIRCGTSGLTSHVYAVVYNPSHGTWQHADADMVLGWQGPAVVVDGTLYVLDQRLGTRLMMWQKESRKWVAVGRLSPLLTCPPCRLVAIGKSIFVIGKGLSTVVFDIGNVGNMGGVMVSSSIPKLTSDDDVISCKILAI; encoded by the exons ATGGAACTTCTGGAAAGTGAGTTAGAGGGTATCAGTCGAATAGAACTAGCTCAATCACCACTGATATGTGGGCTTCCAGATGACATTGCTCTTATTTGCTTGGCAAGGGTTCCTCGGAAGTACCATACACTCCTCAAATGTGTTTCGAGGAGATGGAGAGACTTGGTGAGCAGTGAAGAGTGGCATGCTTATCGTCAAAAGCATAAACTGGATGAACCCTGGATTTATGCCTTGTGCAGAGACAAGTTCGAGCGGGTTTGCTGTTATGTGTTGGATCCCTACTCAACAAGAAGGTCTTGGAAGCTCATTGAAGGCTTTCCACCTCGCAGCTTGAAGAGAAAAGGAATGTCGTTTGAAGTGCTGGGAAAGAAGGTTTACCTGTTGGGTGGCTGTGGTTGGCTTGAAGATGCTACTGATGAAGTTTACTCCTATGATGCTTCCACAAACCGGTGGAGTGAAGCAGCTCCGCTGTCAACTGCAAG ATGCTATTTTGCTTGTGAAGTTCTAAATGGAAAGATCTACGCCATTGGAGGGTTAGGCTCAAAATCAAATGATCCGCATTCTTGGGATACTTATAACCCACATACAAACAGTTGGAAATCTCACTTGGACCCTAACATTGTGCCTGACATTGAAGATTCCATAGTTTTGGATGAGAAGATTTATATCCGCTGCGGCACTTCTGGTTTGACTTCTCATGTGTATGCAGTTGTTTACAATCCATCCCATGGCACATGGCAGCATGCTGATGCTGACATGGTGTTAGGATGGCAGGGTCCAGCTGTTGTTGTAGATGGGACTCTTTATGTGTTGGACCAGAGGTTGGGAACTAGGCTGATGATGTGGCAGAAGGAAAGTAGGAAGTGGGTGGCAGTCGGCAGGCTGTCACCTCTTCTTACATGTCCACCTTGTCGGCTTGTTGCAATCGGGAAGAGCATTTTTGTCATAGGGAAGGGGCTTAGCACTGTGGTTTTCGACATTGGCAATGTGGGGAATATGGGAGGGGTAATGGTGAGTTCTTCTATACCCAAATTAACTTCTGATGATGATGTAATTAGCTGTAAGATTTTAGCTATTTGA